The genome window GCACACTAGTGAggacctgcacacacacacgcacacccccacatcCTGAAACGAGCCTTTTCAGACTAGCCACAATTAAGCAGGCTTTGCTCTGCCAAGTTTAATTTTGGAGTGAGCTGCATTAAGATAACTATGGCAAAACCAGGCATGGGCAccacttcaaaacaaacacactccTTGCAGCTGTTTGCtacaaaatacagtttccaGTGAGGTCTAGGTTTGTTCCCTCCCTGTCCTTTACTTTGATGTAAAGGCCATATGGTGGAAGGGTAATGTCTGTGGGCGTATCAGCCACCAGCCGAGTAAAACCAGCAGCGGGTGGTCATGCTTCTTAACTTTTAATGAATATCTTAATAGGGTTATGTTGACTTTAAAGCTCCactgctgtgttttctgcagGACAGACAGATTGAAGAGCTCACTCTGCTCCTGAATCAGTGCAGACAGTTCAGAGATGTAACTCTCATCTCAAGACAAGGTATTGGGATTATTTACCCTTCTATATGAGTGACTGAATTTTTACCCTTATGATGTATAATGTATAATCTTTCCATAACTTGTCGCAGCTCCATCTGCTGTCAGTTCATTGTCAAATGGTCGGACTGCTTCAAGTAGCAGTGAGGAAGGAGACCAGATCCTGACCAAGACTGTTGACTCTACTAGTACAAAATCTGATGATGTGAAGTCTGAGgtgtgtttaaataaatctagCTGGTTTTAAAGTTAGCGTAAAAAATACAAATCGAAACGGTCCATGCAAATTCTGTGTATTGTAATTTTTTGACCCACAACAGGTTTCAACAAATAGTTCGTCTTCTCAGCAAGCATCAATCCAGACAGATTGCGATTCCAGGtagtaaaatacttttttatcaTAATGAATTTTGCATCTCTTATTGGAATATTTCTGagtgtgttttgtcttttttgttttttacagaacGGAGCTACAGATTTTATCAAGTAGCTTGAATGACATAACAAACAGACATTCACCCAAGGTATTTATAGTGTTAGAGAGGTATTTACCATCCCTTATTTTATTCAACAGACATGCACATTTGATTCAAAGGTAGCAAGTGCCTCCTGTTGGTCTCATTATGAATATTTAgggtttttgaatatttattttgttgcatgCACATGGTTGAAAATTACTAAGACACTGGCCCAAACTTGGAGATGTAGCAATTATGTTTAGTGTCGTCTACTTGACTGTGTTCTGTACATTGTCATCACTGATTTCAAATTCTTTAGAAGTGTTTTCAAATCTCTTACCAGACTTAAGAGCTGTTGCAGTGGTCCTCGTGAAAGGACCACTGCAACAGCCTCTGTCCTCGTGAAAGCCTCAGACAGAGGCTGACACGAGCCTTTCTAATATTCATTCTCACTTTAAAAGTCAGGAACACACCAAACTAAATGTCTGAGATTTAAATAGTCAATTGCTTTCAAAATTCTGATTAATCCTGATGTTATATTCATGAGTTGAGTGGTGATAGATGTGTGAGTGTGTTATTCCTGAgacattttacaagaaaaatagcTTCATCTccaaattttagaaaaatacacttttttcaCATGGCCGTAATTGTACTAAATGATCTGAGCTCATTGAATTGCATAAGAATTATTAagaattttcttcctttttatgtatatatcttttaaatttgtaaatagTTTCTCCGTGGTGGTCTGGGTGATGATAGAAGTCAGACTTTGCCCATGAATTCTACTCTCCTGGAACAAAATGAGACTGATGATACAGATATTCAGAGACATAAAAATCCAGTTGAAGATGGAGACTCATGCCAAAGTAAGTTCACACAATAAATTTTATACCGTCATTCATGATATTGTAGGTTGAACAGTGTAAAATGCTTTGGCATCATGTATTTCAGAGGCCTAGAGATTCCCATGAGAGCAGACaggattaaatttttttagctACACCACTCTCTTCTGACCAGAAGACCACTGAACTCTTGATCACAGCTAATTGCAGACCTCCTGTCAGAGCAGATGGCTCGTGGGATAGGGTTACTTACCCAGCCCAACCTCTCCCTTTCTTGAACCAACCACATTCAGCCCAGCTCCACCCTTCCTTGATGTGACTGACCAGTTTAAATCCAGGCACACCCTGTTATCTCTTTGAACCTTTGGCACAGACAACAGACTTTATCATAAAGATATCACCATGTAAATTATCCTAAAACTTTTACATTGATACATTTACCCTGTGATCTGTAACCAGTATTTATCAACTCAACAAAGCATTGTGAACAGTCAGGGTAccacacatttttcacatgaattaaacatgttaaaaaaatatctggctCCATACTCACTCATCATTATCAAgatattttctgttgtgttaACTACAGGGAAGCAGATATAATCTTTATTCAGATGTCATTAAATAAGAGCATGTTTTTGGCAGGAAGTTACTGAAGCTTAGTCTGCGCCCTGACGCTATTCTGAGTAAAGCACTTTTTCAACAATACAAACATGtctgtaaattttaaaaaagaatcctTAAAATGACCAGCGCTTTTAGGAATCAAGTCTGCATACTCTTTGTTCTCAGTTACTGACTGTTGTTTTTATAACCCCCTTAAGGAAAGTTGGAGAAAGCCCATGACTGCACACCCAGTGAGAATTCCCCTGCTCATTGTGAGGTACAGCCTGGCCAGCGAGCTGTGGGATCTCCTGAATACATGAAGAACAACAGGAGCTTCAAGAGATTCTGGGGAAAGTAAGTacagagacacaaaaacaagtaaGCGATGTCCAAACAATTCGAAAGAGGCgacatttataattttatttttattgcagttgcaGTTTTAAATCTGATGTTATGACCTAATTATTAACTGACCACTTGATATTTCTTCGGCAGATTATctgctgatttaaaaatgaacaaaaaaacagagtgaCGTACCCTGCCCTGGTAAAGCAGTACACTGTGAATTACATTTGGTTGATCCCAATACAAAGACATGCAAAGTGTCTgtcagtatttattttgagtatCAAAACTGCAGTCATTTTAACCTGCCAGCTTGCACTTTTGTTCACACAGGCTTCGAAGAACCCAGTCTGGCGGCTTCCAGCCTGCAGATCCAGATGCGGGTCAGTTCAGAAGAGGAGGCTTACGTGCAACAGCGGGGCCCAGACTTACCCGAACTCCTGAATCTAACCCCACACGgtaaaacactttgtgtttcAACATTTTCCTACTGTACTTTCAATACCTTAATAAATTGtatattttgtctcattattaattttgttgttgtcagCGACCTGAATATTCCATTCAGTCAATGGACCAAGGAGCAGGTGTGTGGCTGGCTTGAGGACCACGGTCTTGGCCAATACATCAATCTCACCAGACAGTGGGTTGAAAATGGGCAGACGCTTTTGGCAGCCACACCTCAAGACTTTGAGAAGGTTTGAGAACTGCATGCCAAATGTAACACTTGTACAAAATAGATTTTACATATCTTTACACTTGTATATTGAGTCATACAGATATTGTAAAACATGTCAGAACTATTGTTTTTGTTCCCACCTTgacttttctttctgatttcagGATATGGGCATGAAACATCCCCTTCACAGGAAAAAGCTACAACTTGCTTTGAGGGCCTTTACTTCAAAGGTTGCAGAGAAATCGTCAGAGCTGGATCACATCTGGGTCACCCGTAAGCGTTAATCTGCAGGAAATATGTCTCAAACTGTTCCAATTTTAGTTAAATCCACAATGATAAAGTAGGGTTCCTTCTGTCATAAACCAAACAATCGTACACAGTGTAATATAtcataagaaaatgtaaatattatcaTTTGCCAAATCATGAAAATTCAACTTAACACATTTTTGCAtgaagcatgtttttaatgttgtatcTTAGTGAGCATATCTATGTGGGATTTTCTGTCCCTCTGTAGGCTGGCTGGATGATATTGGATTGCCTCAGTATAAAGACCAATTCCATGAGGCCAGAGTAGATGGCCGGATGATCCAGTATCTCACAGTGGTAAGGCTTAATCAAATTAATACACAATTTTCTAATACATTTGAAGTaataaagctgtttttgttgtatgaaaacaaacttttcatcaaattcaatgttttatttttttgtaatttcagaaTGACCTCTTGACTCTAAAGGTCACCAGTCAGCTTCACCATCTCAGCATTAAATGTGCCATTCATGTTCTTCATGCCAATAAGTTCAACCCAAACTGTCTTCGACGCAGGCCAGGCGAAGAGGTggataaacacaaaaagaaccaagttgaaactaaaaatatacTTGTGGTAGTATTACGATGACAAATATGGTCATGCCTCACCGTTATTTAAAGGCATGGATGTTACTAGTTTACTGAAATTGTAATCTCATAGTCTTCCACAGGATGGCAGCAGAGATTAAATGAGCTTAATCTCAgcctttatgtttgtttttaaacaattgaTTTAGCTATCCATCAGcaatgattaaatatttcttatgcAGTAGGATTCCAGtaggtatttttttatttcaatggaATATTATTTCAatgacattttgcttttattcccAGAAACATCCCTCTCCTTCAGAGGTGGTACAGTGGTCAAACCACTGTGTAATGGAGTGGCTAAGAGCAGTTGATCTTGCTGAGTATGCTCCTAATCTTCGGGGGAGTGGAGTTCATGGTGGCCTGATTGTAAgtactgctaaaaaaaaaagaaaaaaaagctggtgtgtgttatttgtggttttacattaaataaaatattttcatttctatttcgCATATCTAACAACATCAAAAAGACTACACTTGGTTTCAGAATGAAACATAATATTAGGTTAAGAGAgggtttaaagaaagaaaagatcaaagacctttccttttttttatctaaaaatgtttttaaaataagtttaaaattttacattaagGTTCCTTTAGACAAATTAAATACTATGGGTGATAAATCAAAGACTATAAAACATAGCTACTCACTGTTAGTGCTACACCATTTAAATTGCATAAACCTGATTATTTGTCTAGCAAATTAAGCCACTTCTTCAGTTCAGGTCACAAGTtcatcaaatcaatcaaatatgCTATTACACTGtattgccaaaagtattgagTCACCCATCTACATTGTTGCATTCAATTGTTTCAGTCACTTCCATGGCTACAAGTGTAATATTGCAGAGTGGAACTGATTGGGAATGACAGCAACTCAGGCAAAATATTATAGGTTACATAAAGTCACAGAGAAGAGGTTGCCAACTTTCTGCAATGTCACTTGCTACAGACCTATGAGCTTCATTTAGCCTTCAAACTAGTTCAAGAACAGTGTATAGACACTTTTCATGAAATGAACTTGTTTTTGCAGCTGGATCTGAGCTTTATATCTTCCAACTAAATGCTTGGCATTAGATGTGGTGGTGTAAAGCACACTCCCACAAGACTGTCAAGGGGTGAACACCGTACCTGCTTTCTGGAATTACAAATTACATCTATTTGGCAATCTAATCAACAACTGTGGATGTCAAAGTAGCCAGAAAACCTGCACCTGCCTGACTGGAACATGTAGTGCCTTCTACAGATGGGATTATGGTGTGGGGTTGTTAGTTCAGCTCTACCCATTAGCTCCAGAAAAAGGAGGGCTGGTTGTTTGGTGCAGCCCATTGGTTCCAGTGAAAAGATACTTTTGAATAGTCTTGTGTTATTTTGGAATTTTGGAGCTTATTCAGTACCACCATCTATTTGTACCAATGCACAAAGCAAGGTCTTTAAGAACATCAGGTAGCAAGTTAAGCAGGTAGGAGTTCACCCTGCAATCACTGGGTCACAGGCTTTACTGGACAAAACACTTCACCAGGCCTCCTCATCCAGTATTAGTGCCTCACCTCACAATTGCTCTACTGAAAGAATGGTTGGCTATTTCCACAGccacatttctaaatatttcaaacaattttCCCAGGAGACTTAAAGATATTGAAGCTTTAAAGTGTGTGTGGCCAAACTAACTGAAGcctttgtattaaaatataagATGCACTTGAGGTTCATATGTGTGTGGAGAAAAGTGGCTCTTTGAGAAATATATTCTACCTTTACATGAGTATCATAAGGCATCTGTGCCTTCATTTTTCAcagcacaaaataaacaagactCATTAAAGTGTAACTAAGTAGATAAATTGTGTCATTCAtaagtttaaatgtaaataaactgcaTATTCATAAGTGCTATTTCCAGATGTGCTGCTGACTTTTGCGTCTTTAAAGCACACTTAGAATATGTCTCCATTTCTTAGCAGTCTTGCATTAATTTATCTGTGTAGAACTGGAAGATGCTCTATAACTTTTAATGTTGACAATCCAGCACATTGAGCTGACATTCTTAGGAACAAcaccaaacaagcaaaaataccTCTGGTTTTGAAGTGAAACTTTCAACTCACTGCTGTAGAAAACCACAAGACAAATCAATCATTCACATACCATGATCTTTAGGAACAATACAATTATTGTGACTTTAGTTATTCATTTCATATTAGGTCTCCCACTTTCTCATCCTAACAATAGCCCAAAAGGGGGAAAATGGCTTCAGAGGAGGAATTGTGCTGTTCTAAGCCTTTTTTAGTAGTTTGTGGCTTGAGACTGTTTCATAACAAACTacactaaatattttatcagtcctttttgttcttttatagATCTTGGAGCCTCGCTTCAGTTCTGAGACTTTGGCGCTGCTTTTAAATATTCCTCCACAGAAGACTTTGCTCCGACGTCATCTTGCTACTGCTTTTGCTGCCCTGGTTGGGCCTCAAGCCATGCAGGAGAAACGAGAGTATGGCAACGCCACAGGCCATGTCCCGCTTACTACCACTGCTAAAGTTAAAGTAAGAGTGCCGTTTGAGCACATCCATATGTAgttattacagaaaaataacagatatAAAAATGGATTAATATTATATTGTAccttttgtgtttcttcagcCAAAGAAGCTGGGCTTCACCCAATTCAGTCATCTCAGAAAGAGGAAACCCGATGAATCTGCAGACTACATTTGCCCAATTGACAGTGAGGCACTAACAGTGAACGGAGTTTCCCGGGTGCTCACTCCAGCACACAGAGGCTTTAGCTCAACTTTGGACAGACAAGCTGAAAAGTGGCAACCAGCAGCTGTAAAAGCTCACAGTAATGTGCCAGAtaataactgaataaacaaGAAACTCAGTTTTATCTTCCacttattgacttaaaatttGCTGAAAGATTATTATGGCTTTTCACCAGGATGTATTTCTGTTGGGATTTGCTGGATGAGTTTGGAAGACTCTATGAATACAtacaagtgttttatttatcattgtCTTTTTGATCAGATGTGAGATTGAAAATCTCAGTATCTAAGAGTTAAATGTATCTAATACGATGTGAATGGTATTACAAAGGCTGCTCCCGGCATTCCTTATGAAGATTGATTCCAAAGCTTACCCCactgctttaaaactgttttgttgaccATTTTGTatctaaatatttctgtattttttaaatgtaaattaggATTGTATGTACAGCTTAATTATTGACATGAAGTACTTCAAggttgtctttttatttttggaatcgTTATTTTTGGCATTTCATTTAGGATATTG of Xiphophorus couchianus chromosome 4, X_couchianus-1.0, whole genome shotgun sequence contains these proteins:
- the ppfibp2a gene encoding liprin-beta-2 isoform X5, with translation MGEVSYLKLKLADMEGTQVHGAERQHKAEVRLLTGSGTPQTVVNFISELQEQMCQFQKEINSKIQEKKALEISADSRFPVVGPTESPEGRGKNFTVSCDGPSGCMQKLEETPDRPLGNLGEGSSEAEQLCHCGGERVLLKELRILKDKVEYLEDQKLQYEKKLKATKAEISNLQQLLFTKNAEIESLHTQLLARLPLTTEISERDQELQRLRSGMKSLVATNEEKDRQIEELTLLLNQCRQFRDVTLISRQAPSAVSSLSNGRTASSSSEEGDQILTKTVDSTSTKSDDVKSEVSTNSSSSQQASIQTDCDSRTELQILSSSLNDITNRHSPKFLRGGLGDDRSQTLPMNSTLLEQNETDDTDIQRHKNPVEDGDSCQRKLEKAHDCTPSENSPAHCEVQPGQRAVGSPEYMKNNRSFKRFWGKLRRTQSGGFQPADPDAGQFRRGGLRATAGPRLTRTPESNPTRDLNIPFSQWTKEQVCGWLEDHGLGQYINLTRQWVENGQTLLAATPQDFEKDMGMKHPLHRKKLQLALRAFTSKVAEKSSELDHIWVTRWLDDIGLPQYKDQFHEARVDGRMIQYLTVNDLLTLKVTSQLHHLSIKCAIHVLHANKFNPNCLRRRPGEEKHPSPSEVVQWSNHCVMEWLRAVDLAEYAPNLRGSGVHGGLIILEPRFSSETLALLLNIPPQKTLLRRHLATAFAALVGPQAMQEKREYGNATGHVPLTTTAKVKPKKLGFTQFSHLRKRKPDESADYICPIDSEALTVNGVSRVLTPAHRGFSSTLDRQAEKWQPAAVKAHSNVPDNN
- the ppfibp2a gene encoding liprin-beta-2 isoform X1; translation: METHASHMLKAALEQMDDIIAGKMYEGVFSPPMQSCDQGYKSSDVDPELPLPTPGDPAFVALELMEVLRAVLEDQRSEEKQGALSKQMSTDTANVILKWLQRDEANLTLNNSSESYQERLSRLEGDKESLILQVSVLTDQVEAQGVKIHDLESSLVEHQHKLNSTEEMLQQELVHRTSLEKQKLNLMGEVSYLKLKLADMEGTQVHGAERQHKAEVRLLTGSGTPQTVVNFISELQEQMCQFQKEINSKIQEKKALEISADSRFPVVGPTESPEGRGKNFTVSCDGPSGCMQKLEETPDRPLGNLGEGSSEAEQLCHCGGERVLLKELRILKDKVEYLEDQKLQYEKKLKATKAEISNLQQLLFTKNAEIESLHTQLLARLPLTTEISERDQELQRLRSGMKSLVATNEEKDRQIEELTLLLNQCRQFRDVTLISRQAPSAVSSLSNGRTASSSSEEGDQILTKTVDSTSTKSDDVKSEVSTNSSSSQQASIQTDCDSRTELQILSSSLNDITNRHSPKFLRGGLGDDRSQTLPMNSTLLEQNETDDTDIQRHKNPVEDGDSCQRKLEKAHDCTPSENSPAHCEVQPGQRAVGSPEYMKNNRSFKRFWGKLRRTQSGGFQPADPDAGQFRRGGLRATAGPRLTRTPESNPTRDLNIPFSQWTKEQVCGWLEDHGLGQYINLTRQWVENGQTLLAATPQDFEKDMGMKHPLHRKKLQLALRAFTSKVAEKSSELDHIWVTRWLDDIGLPQYKDQFHEARVDGRMIQYLTVNDLLTLKVTSQLHHLSIKCAIHVLHANKFNPNCLRRRPGEEKHPSPSEVVQWSNHCVMEWLRAVDLAEYAPNLRGSGVHGGLIILEPRFSSETLALLLNIPPQKTLLRRHLATAFAALVGPQAMQEKREYGNATGHVPLTTTAKVKPKKLGFTQFSHLRKRKPDESADYICPIDSEALTVNGVSRVLTPAHRGFSSTLDRQAEKWQPAAVKAHSNVPDNN
- the ppfibp2a gene encoding liprin-beta-2 isoform X2, whose translation is METHASHMLKAALEQMDDIIAGKMYEGVFSPPMQSCDQGYKSSDVDPELPLPTPGDPAFVALELMEVLRAVLEDQRSEEKQGALSKQMSTDTANVILKWLQRDEANLTLNNSSESYQERLSRLEGDKESLILQVSVLTDQVEAQGVKIHDLESSLVEHQHKLNSTEEMLQQELVHRTSLEKQKLNLMGEVSYLKLKLADMEGTQVHGAERQHKAETVVNFISELQEQMCQFQKEINSKIQEKKALEISADSRFPVVGPTESPEGRGKNFTVSCDGPSGCMQKLEETPDRPLGNLGEGSSEAEQLCHCGGERVLLKELRILKDKVEYLEDQKLQYEKKLKATKAEISNLQQLLFTKNAEIESLHTQLLARLPLTTEISERDQELQRLRSGMKSLVATNEEKDRQIEELTLLLNQCRQFRDVTLISRQAPSAVSSLSNGRTASSSSEEGDQILTKTVDSTSTKSDDVKSEVSTNSSSSQQASIQTDCDSRTELQILSSSLNDITNRHSPKFLRGGLGDDRSQTLPMNSTLLEQNETDDTDIQRHKNPVEDGDSCQRKLEKAHDCTPSENSPAHCEVQPGQRAVGSPEYMKNNRSFKRFWGKLRRTQSGGFQPADPDAGQFRRGGLRATAGPRLTRTPESNPTRDLNIPFSQWTKEQVCGWLEDHGLGQYINLTRQWVENGQTLLAATPQDFEKDMGMKHPLHRKKLQLALRAFTSKVAEKSSELDHIWVTRWLDDIGLPQYKDQFHEARVDGRMIQYLTVNDLLTLKVTSQLHHLSIKCAIHVLHANKFNPNCLRRRPGEEKHPSPSEVVQWSNHCVMEWLRAVDLAEYAPNLRGSGVHGGLIILEPRFSSETLALLLNIPPQKTLLRRHLATAFAALVGPQAMQEKREYGNATGHVPLTTTAKVKPKKLGFTQFSHLRKRKPDESADYICPIDSEALTVNGVSRVLTPAHRGFSSTLDRQAEKWQPAAVKAHSNVPDNN
- the ppfibp2a gene encoding liprin-beta-2 isoform X4, producing METHASHMLKAALEQMDDIIAGKMYEGVFSPPMQSCDQGYKSSDVDPELPLPTPGDPAFVALELMEVLRAVLEDQRSEEKQGALSKQMSTDTANVILKWLQRDEANLTLNNSSESYQERLSRLEGDKESLILQVSVLTDQVEAQGVKIHDLESSLVEHQHKLNSTEEMLQQELVHRTSLEKQKLNLMGEVSYLKLKLADMEGTQVHGAERQHKAEVLLKELRILKDKVEYLEDQKLQYEKKLKATKAEISNLQQLLFTKNAEIESLHTQLLARLPLTTEISERDQELQRLRSGMKSLVATNEEKDRQIEELTLLLNQCRQFRDVTLISRQAPSAVSSLSNGRTASSSSEEGDQILTKTVDSTSTKSDDVKSEVSTNSSSSQQASIQTDCDSRTELQILSSSLNDITNRHSPKFLRGGLGDDRSQTLPMNSTLLEQNETDDTDIQRHKNPVEDGDSCQRKLEKAHDCTPSENSPAHCEVQPGQRAVGSPEYMKNNRSFKRFWGKLRRTQSGGFQPADPDAGQFRRGGLRATAGPRLTRTPESNPTRDLNIPFSQWTKEQVCGWLEDHGLGQYINLTRQWVENGQTLLAATPQDFEKDMGMKHPLHRKKLQLALRAFTSKVAEKSSELDHIWVTRWLDDIGLPQYKDQFHEARVDGRMIQYLTVNDLLTLKVTSQLHHLSIKCAIHVLHANKFNPNCLRRRPGEEKHPSPSEVVQWSNHCVMEWLRAVDLAEYAPNLRGSGVHGGLIILEPRFSSETLALLLNIPPQKTLLRRHLATAFAALVGPQAMQEKREYGNATGHVPLTTTAKVKPKKLGFTQFSHLRKRKPDESADYICPIDSEALTVNGVSRVLTPAHRGFSSTLDRQAEKWQPAAVKAHSNVPDNN
- the ppfibp2a gene encoding liprin-beta-2 isoform X3, whose translation is MENHIDFYKHFTWLRKANLTLNNSSESYQERLSRLEGDKESLILQVSVLTDQVEAQGVKIHDLESSLVEHQHKLNSTEEMLQQELVHRTSLEKQKLNLMGEVSYLKLKLADMEGTQVHGAERQHKAEVRLLTGSGTPQTVVNFISELQEQMCQFQKEINSKIQEKKALEISADSRFPVVGPTESPEGRGKNFTVSCDGPSGCMQKLEETPDRPLGNLGEGSSEAEQLCHCGGERVLLKELRILKDKVEYLEDQKLQYEKKLKATKAEISNLQQLLFTKNAEIESLHTQLLARLPLTTEISERDQELQRLRSGMKSLVATNEEKDRQIEELTLLLNQCRQFRDVTLISRQAPSAVSSLSNGRTASSSSEEGDQILTKTVDSTSTKSDDVKSEVSTNSSSSQQASIQTDCDSRTELQILSSSLNDITNRHSPKFLRGGLGDDRSQTLPMNSTLLEQNETDDTDIQRHKNPVEDGDSCQRKLEKAHDCTPSENSPAHCEVQPGQRAVGSPEYMKNNRSFKRFWGKLRRTQSGGFQPADPDAGQFRRGGLRATAGPRLTRTPESNPTRDLNIPFSQWTKEQVCGWLEDHGLGQYINLTRQWVENGQTLLAATPQDFEKDMGMKHPLHRKKLQLALRAFTSKVAEKSSELDHIWVTRWLDDIGLPQYKDQFHEARVDGRMIQYLTVNDLLTLKVTSQLHHLSIKCAIHVLHANKFNPNCLRRRPGEEKHPSPSEVVQWSNHCVMEWLRAVDLAEYAPNLRGSGVHGGLIILEPRFSSETLALLLNIPPQKTLLRRHLATAFAALVGPQAMQEKREYGNATGHVPLTTTAKVKPKKLGFTQFSHLRKRKPDESADYICPIDSEALTVNGVSRVLTPAHRGFSSTLDRQAEKWQPAAVKAHSNVPDNN
- the ppfibp2a gene encoding liprin-beta-2 isoform X6, encoding MENHIDFYKHFTWLRKANLTLNNSSESYQERLSRLEGDKESLILQVSVLTDQVEAQGVKIHDLESSLVEHQHKLNSTEEMLQQELVHRTSLEKQKLNLMGEVSYLKLKLADMEGTQVHGAERQHKAEVLLKELRILKDKVEYLEDQKLQYEKKLKATKAEISNLQQLLFTKNAEIESLHTQLLARLPLTTEISERDQELQRLRSGMKSLVATNEEKDRQIEELTLLLNQCRQFRDVTLISRQAPSAVSSLSNGRTASSSSEEGDQILTKTVDSTSTKSDDVKSEVSTNSSSSQQASIQTDCDSRTELQILSSSLNDITNRHSPKFLRGGLGDDRSQTLPMNSTLLEQNETDDTDIQRHKNPVEDGDSCQRKLEKAHDCTPSENSPAHCEVQPGQRAVGSPEYMKNNRSFKRFWGKLRRTQSGGFQPADPDAGQFRRGGLRATAGPRLTRTPESNPTRDLNIPFSQWTKEQVCGWLEDHGLGQYINLTRQWVENGQTLLAATPQDFEKDMGMKHPLHRKKLQLALRAFTSKVAEKSSELDHIWVTRWLDDIGLPQYKDQFHEARVDGRMIQYLTVNDLLTLKVTSQLHHLSIKCAIHVLHANKFNPNCLRRRPGEEKHPSPSEVVQWSNHCVMEWLRAVDLAEYAPNLRGSGVHGGLIILEPRFSSETLALLLNIPPQKTLLRRHLATAFAALVGPQAMQEKREYGNATGHVPLTTTAKVKPKKLGFTQFSHLRKRKPDESADYICPIDSEALTVNGVSRVLTPAHRGFSSTLDRQAEKWQPAAVKAHSNVPDNN